A window of Fragaria vesca subsp. vesca linkage group LG7, FraVesHawaii_1.0, whole genome shotgun sequence contains these coding sequences:
- the LOC101302991 gene encoding putative RING-H2 finger protein ATL69-like, translating to MFTADPPISATGVGVGYGIAIAVSILVLISAIMLASYACVRVKSHGGYYSDDYDEQYSNSHRRSPTTTSNYSAEPATVVLGLDGPTIDSYPKIVLGESKRLPKPNDGVCSICLSEYQAKDPVRCIPECHHCFHVDCVDEWLRMSATCPVCRNSPAPSPVPSPLSNLVPMAFHST from the coding sequence ATGTTCACAGCTGACCCTCCCATCTCTGCCACCGGCGTCGGCGTCGGTTACGGCATCGCCATTGCCGTCAGCATCCTCGTACTCATCTCCGCCATCATGCTCGCCTCTTACGCATGCGTCAGAGTCAAATCCCATGGCGGTTATTACAGCGACGACTACGACGAGCAGTACTCCAACTCCCACCGCCGCTCCCCCACCACCACCAGCAACTATTCCGCCGAGCCCGCGACGGTCGTGCTGGGCCTTGATGGTCCCACCATAGATTCATACCCGAAGATAGTTCTCGGTGAAAGCAAGCGGCTGCCGAAGCCGAACGACGGCGTTTGCTCCATCTGCTTGTCGGAGTACCAAGCCAAGGATCCCGTACGGTGCATCCCGGAATGCCATCACTGCTTCCACGTTGATTGCGTAGACGAATGGCTGCGCATGAGTGCCACGTGTCCCGTCTGTAGAAACTCTCCGGCTCCTTCGCCGGTGCCAAGTCCTCTGTCCAATTTGGTACCTATGGCGTTCCATTCTACGTGA